The following nucleotide sequence is from Melioribacteraceae bacterium.
ATACGACACACCTGAGTTTGAACTTCCGCTACAAGTCCAAATCGGAATTGCATATGATAAAAAAATAACTGAGGATTACTCAATCTCTTTTTCAACTGCTTTTCAAAGCAGTGAATATTTCAACAATGAGTATAAAATAGGAGGCGAATTTTCATATGATAATTTAGTGTATCTGCGTGGCGGTTATACTTATATAAAAGAAGCAGATGAAAATTCAGATAATAATATTTTCGGACCAAGTTTTGGTGCCGGTTTCCGAATTAAAGGGGATTTTAACGTTATTGTTGATTATGGATTTAGACAAGCAAGATTTTTCTCAAACAATCATATTATCTCTGTTAGTTTGGGATTTTAATCTTTATAAAAATAAACTCCACCTTCATTTTCACCATTGTTAAAAATTGTTATAAACTTTTCATTCATTTTTATTTCATATGAAACGGGATCTAAATATTGTGCAGTAATTTCAACTGTATCATCTTCATAGATTCTTAATTTTGCATAATTATAAACAACGCCATAAAAGGGATGGTTTATTAAAACAGTTTCCGAACATGAGATGTAAGCTTTATCATTTCTAACAACGCCGGGTGCAAAATATTCATAAGTCGATAATTCCATTCCGCCAATCGCATCCGGAGCTTTGCTTTCTTCTCCATCAATAATGAGTTTTGTCATTCCGTATTTAATAACTATGTTAACATCATTTCCGTTCATCAAAGTTTCATAAAGTTCATCGAATGATTTTAACTGTGTGCTTTGAGAATATACTATGCATACTAAAGAAAAGTAGACTAACATTTTTATCATATCACCTCCAAGTTCTATAATTATTTAAAACCAATTTACGGAAAGAATAAGTAAATTTAGAAAAAGAAAAAAAATTATGTCAATACACACATATTCATTTATTGCAAGGTTAATTTACCGCTGGGCAAATATTCCGCTTACAATTGTGCTACTATTTTATCTTGTCGTTTATATTCTTGCATCATTTTACCAATGGTATTACATATTTGCCGTTATATTTGAAGCCGGTATACTTTTCTTCTTAAACCGTCATTATATAAGAGGCTATAAACTTTTCCCTTATAAAATTTCCGTCGATAATGAAAAAATGATTTGTGAAGATTTCTTCTTTTCAAAAAGATCGTTAACAATTTATCACAAAGATATAACAGAAATAAAGGGAAGTATTTTCAGCGGAAATAAAGCTCGACCACTTTATATAATTGACAACAATAACCAAACAATTGCCATTAGAATTCACCTTAAAGGTTACAATCAAGTTGTTACAAAAATTTTAAGTAATGTTAACAAAGAACTCTACAATTCACTTCTCGACAAGATGAAAGAGTTTAATGAAGACATTGCGTTGATTAGATCAAAACGAGTAAAGAAGAAATAAAAAAACCCCGGTAGTTGCCGGGGTTCACATCTCCGTAATAAAACTCAGAATTATTTTATAACTGCATCTTTAGCAGCTTTAGCAAATTTGAATTTCAATACTTTTGAAGCAGGAATTTTTAACGCAGCACCTGTTTGTGGATTTCTGCCCATTCTTGCTTTTCTCTTGCCAACAGATACTTTACCTAAGCCTGGAATTACAAATTCATTCTTAGCTTGTTTGTAGGTTAATTCAACAAAAGTATTTAAGAATTCTGTAGCTTGTTTTTTTGTTGTACCAACCTTGCCGGCAAGGTGATCTACTATTTCGGCTTTAGTCATTGATTTTGCCATGGCTCTCCCTCTTATTTAGTTAGAGATTAATTAGTGATGAATAAAAATAAACATTTTCATTAATAAATGAAATCTTTTTTAACGTTTTGCTTTATTTTTTGATCGAGGTCAATTCCACCATCTTCACGCGGGATATGGGTTTCCCAAGACACAAATTTCCAGTCATTTGTACTTAGATTCGAATCTTGGCACTCAAAATTATTATGAGTATTTTCGAAAGATATTTACTACTTATTAATGATGATCAAAACAAAATTTCTTTTCTTTTCATTTATAGTTTTTTCAATTTCATTGTTAGCCCAACCGCAGCAAGGGATAATCAATATTTCAGATTCTACTTCTGTTGATTCGACAGCTATTCAAATATCTGATTCCTTGCAAGTACCGGTTAAACGCGATACGCTGAAACCCTTGTATTATCAAGGCTTATCGTTAACTGACGGTTTAATTGAATCCGTTGATAAGGAGACAATAGATAGAAGTGATTATAGATATAGCGGTGATTTAATTAATCAATTTCCGTTCGGATATCATGCCGATCTTGGTTCGGTTGGAAATCCATCTGAAGTCTATTTATTTGGATTGGGATTTGATAACATTTCATTTTTATCAAACGGGATTGAGATAACGAATCGTTATCAAAATGCTCTAGACCTCAATCTTCTCCAGTCCGAAGATTATGATCTGATTGAAATTCCATCGCTTTCTTCAGGGTTCTTTTATAACAACCGAAATAATCCCGTATCAATTAATTTTATTAAAAAGAACAGGGTAAACATAAGACCATACTCGCGAATAAGATTTTATCAAGCTCCTGAAAATGAAGGTGGCTTTGATGGAAAATTCAGCGCTTATTTATTCAAAAGAGTAAACCTTTCCTTCGGTATTTCAAATCAAAGCACGGATTCAAGATATCTTAATTCTGAGTTGAGTAATTGGCAATTCAGTTCTTCGATTCGTTATATGCCATCTAATTTTTTGAATATTATCGGCAGTTATAGTTTTTCAAATTTGAATATGGATTTAAACGGCGGAGTTAATGTTAATACAACTCCTACTGAGCTATTTCAAAATTTACAAGCGGAAGTTAATTTTATAGACAGATATCATAAATCAACAACTCATAATTTTTCAATTTCTTCAATCGTTGAAATCGATTCATTGAGTTACACGAATCTTACCTTCTACTATCAATATTTTTTGAATGAATATAGACAGAATGAACTCTCGTTTGATACCACCGAGGTAAAGATTTTCAATAATAATTCTTATAAAACTTTTGGTGCACATCTTCAGCAGAGATTTGATTTTTCTCCGTTTAATATAGAAATACTTGGCAATTATGAAAGAACTGATTTTGATGTAGTCTATGCAAATCACATCTCTACACAAGACAGATGGTCAATCGGTGGAAAATTAAGCGGCTCATTTCTTTCCGGATTAATTACTCCTTCTGCATTCATTAAGCAATCAGCTTTGGATGATAATGGATTTTTCGGCTGGGGCGGGAATGTTATTTTTAATCCTTTGAACTGGTTGAAATTTGGATTCGGGATTTCCGATTATGATAGAGACGTAAATAATTTTCTTACTTCGTCATTTAATCAAAAGAGTGATGTTCAGGTAATTGATGCAAGCTTGATGATTGATTATTCCTTCTTCAATCTTTCTCTTGAATATTTTTCAATTGAACAATCAATTCAGCCGTTAGGAAAAGTAGACGATGTAAATGATTATCTCAACCAATCTGAGATTACGAATTATAACTTTGCAACTGTAAAAAGAAACGGTCTAAATCTTAAACTAGATGTTAA
It contains:
- a CDS encoding HU family DNA-binding protein, whose translation is MAKSMTKAEIVDHLAGKVGTTKKQATEFLNTFVELTYKQAKNEFVIPGLGKVSVGKRKARMGRNPQTGAALKIPASKVLKFKFAKAAKDAVIK